One Salvia splendens isolate huo1 chromosome 12, SspV2, whole genome shotgun sequence genomic window carries:
- the LOC121758700 gene encoding uridine kinase-like protein 3 isoform X2, translated as MIIEQLRDQRVVLVNQDSFYHNLKPDELKKVHEYNFDHPDAFDTEQLLSIMEKLKYGQAVDIPRYDFKSYKNDVSPARRVNPSDVIILEGILIFHDPRVRDFMNMKIFVDTDADVRLARRIRRDTVEKGRDIGMVLDQYSKFVKPAFDDFILPTKKYADIIIPRGGDNHVAIDLIVQHIRTKLGQHDLCKIYPNLYVIQSTFQIRGMHTLIRDAQTTKHDFVFYSDRLIRLVVEHGLGHLPFTEKQVNTPTGSVYTGVDFCKRLCGASVIRSGESMENALRACCKGIKIGKILIHREGDNGQQLIYEKLPSDISDRHVLLLDPILGTGNSAVEAISLLIKKGVPECNIIFLNLISAPQGIHVVCKRFPRVKIVTSEIEIGLNEDYRVIPGMGEFGDRYFGTDED; from the exons ATGATTATAGAACAACTTCGTGATCAACGTGTTGTACTTGTCAATCAG GACTCCTTTTATCACAACTTGAAACCAGATGAACTTAAAAAAGTTCATGAGTACAATTTTGACCACCCTG ACGCATTCGACACAGAACAGTTATTGAGTATAATGGAGAAACTGAAATATGGACAGGCTGTGGATATTCCAAGATATGATTTCAAGAGTTATAAAAATGATGTCTCCCCTGCTCGAAGA GTGAATCCCTCCGACGTTATTATTTTAGAAGGAATACTCATCTTTCATGATCCAAGGGTTCGAGATTTtatgaatatgaaaatttttgTGGATACAG ATGCTGATGTACGTCTTGCAAGGAGGATAAGACGTGATACAGTAGAGAAGGGTAGAGATATTGGTATGGTACTTGATCAG TACTCAAAATTCGTGAAGCCTGCTTTTGACGATTTTATACTTCCGACGAAAAAGTATGCCGACATTATCATTCCTCGTGGAGGAGACAATCATGTTGCCATTGACTTGATTGTGCAACACATTCGGACTAAACTCGGTCAACATGATCTTTGTAAAATATATCCTAATTTATATGTTATTCAGTCGACTTTTCAG atacGAGGTATGCATACGCTTATACGCGATGCTCAAACAACGAAACATGACTTTGTCTTTTATTCTGACCGGTTGATCCGATTG GTTGTTGAACATGGTCTTGGGCATCTTCCCTTTACGGAAAAGCAGGTGAACACGCCAACTG GATCTGTGTACACTGGCGTAGATTTCTGCAAGAGATTATGTGGTGCCTCTGTTATCAGAAG TGGTGAGAGCATGGAGAATGCCCTGCGTGCATGTTGCAAAGGGATCAAAATCGGCAAAATTCTCATTCATAGGGAAGGCGACAACGGCCAGCAG CTGATCTATGAAAAACTGCCATCAGATATCTCGGATAGGCACGTGTTGTTGCTAGATCCAATTCTGGGCACGG GAAATTCTGCGGTAGAAGCAATTAGTCTACTTATCAAGAAGGGAGTGCCAGAATGCAATATCATATTCCTGAATCTAATATCT GCTCCCCAAGGTATTCATGTGGTGTGCAAGCGATTCCCCCGAGTGAAGATAGTGACATCTGAGATTGAAATTGGTCTCAACGAAGATTATCGAGTCATCCCTGGGATGGGCGAGTTTGGGGACCGTTACTTCGGGACCGACGAAgattaa
- the LOC121758700 gene encoding uridine kinase-like protein 3 isoform X1, translated as MGSKAVEDLIEASSDVHFSGFHLKNTDPSNSVAEQPTTSTTENIKQPFVIGVAGGAASGKTTVCDMIIEQLRDQRVVLVNQDSFYHNLKPDELKKVHEYNFDHPDAFDTEQLLSIMEKLKYGQAVDIPRYDFKSYKNDVSPARRVNPSDVIILEGILIFHDPRVRDFMNMKIFVDTDADVRLARRIRRDTVEKGRDIGMVLDQYSKFVKPAFDDFILPTKKYADIIIPRGGDNHVAIDLIVQHIRTKLGQHDLCKIYPNLYVIQSTFQIRGMHTLIRDAQTTKHDFVFYSDRLIRLVVEHGLGHLPFTEKQVNTPTGSVYTGVDFCKRLCGASVIRSGESMENALRACCKGIKIGKILIHREGDNGQQLIYEKLPSDISDRHVLLLDPILGTGNSAVEAISLLIKKGVPECNIIFLNLISAPQGIHVVCKRFPRVKIVTSEIEIGLNEDYRVIPGMGEFGDRYFGTDED; from the exons ATGGGTTCCAAAGCAGTTGAAGATTTGATAGAGGCTTCATCAGACGTCCATTTTTCTGGgtttcatttaaaaaatacaGATCCAAGTAATTCAGTAGCCGAACAACCAACCACCTCTACGACTGAAAATATCAAGCAGCCCTTTGTCATAG GAGTTGCTGGTGGTGCAGCTTCAGGGAAAACTACAGTCTGTGATATGATTATAGAACAACTTCGTGATCAACGTGTTGTACTTGTCAATCAG GACTCCTTTTATCACAACTTGAAACCAGATGAACTTAAAAAAGTTCATGAGTACAATTTTGACCACCCTG ACGCATTCGACACAGAACAGTTATTGAGTATAATGGAGAAACTGAAATATGGACAGGCTGTGGATATTCCAAGATATGATTTCAAGAGTTATAAAAATGATGTCTCCCCTGCTCGAAGA GTGAATCCCTCCGACGTTATTATTTTAGAAGGAATACTCATCTTTCATGATCCAAGGGTTCGAGATTTtatgaatatgaaaatttttgTGGATACAG ATGCTGATGTACGTCTTGCAAGGAGGATAAGACGTGATACAGTAGAGAAGGGTAGAGATATTGGTATGGTACTTGATCAG TACTCAAAATTCGTGAAGCCTGCTTTTGACGATTTTATACTTCCGACGAAAAAGTATGCCGACATTATCATTCCTCGTGGAGGAGACAATCATGTTGCCATTGACTTGATTGTGCAACACATTCGGACTAAACTCGGTCAACATGATCTTTGTAAAATATATCCTAATTTATATGTTATTCAGTCGACTTTTCAG atacGAGGTATGCATACGCTTATACGCGATGCTCAAACAACGAAACATGACTTTGTCTTTTATTCTGACCGGTTGATCCGATTG GTTGTTGAACATGGTCTTGGGCATCTTCCCTTTACGGAAAAGCAGGTGAACACGCCAACTG GATCTGTGTACACTGGCGTAGATTTCTGCAAGAGATTATGTGGTGCCTCTGTTATCAGAAG TGGTGAGAGCATGGAGAATGCCCTGCGTGCATGTTGCAAAGGGATCAAAATCGGCAAAATTCTCATTCATAGGGAAGGCGACAACGGCCAGCAG CTGATCTATGAAAAACTGCCATCAGATATCTCGGATAGGCACGTGTTGTTGCTAGATCCAATTCTGGGCACGG GAAATTCTGCGGTAGAAGCAATTAGTCTACTTATCAAGAAGGGAGTGCCAGAATGCAATATCATATTCCTGAATCTAATATCT GCTCCCCAAGGTATTCATGTGGTGTGCAAGCGATTCCCCCGAGTGAAGATAGTGACATCTGAGATTGAAATTGGTCTCAACGAAGATTATCGAGTCATCCCTGGGATGGGCGAGTTTGGGGACCGTTACTTCGGGACCGACGAAgattaa